The following proteins are encoded in a genomic region of Musa acuminata AAA Group cultivar baxijiao chromosome BXJ2-11, Cavendish_Baxijiao_AAA, whole genome shotgun sequence:
- the LOC135626863 gene encoding uncharacterized protein LOC135626863 produces the protein MERERKVNPGCINASNPFHVCGEYCVRGSHGANPRSPLLDLAGAAAQVGYRRKEDRGNIAAERNVALSCPNASNPYHQCGGYCSSRNPTVNGQKKEKRSAQNGGIHKENQGFAIVEKNVNPSCLNSSNPYHRCAEYCSPRKS, from the exons ATGGAGAGGGAGCGGAAGGTGAATCCGGGCTGCATCAACGCCTCCAATCCCTTCCATGTGTGTGGGGAGTACTGCGTTCGAGGATCTCATGGAGCGAATCCCCGAAGTCCCTTACTCGACTTAG CTGGCGCAGCAGCTCAAGTTGGGTATAGACGTAAGGAGGATCGAGGGAATATAGCGGCGGAAAGAAACGTGGCTCTTTCTTGCCCCAACGCGTCCAATCCATACCATCAGTGTGGGGGGTACTGCTCTTCAAGAAACCCCACCGTGAACGGacaaaagaaggagaagagatcAG CTCAAAATGGGGGGATTCATAAAGAGAATCAAGGGTTTGCAATTGTTGAAAAAAATGTCAATCCTTCATGCCTGAATTCAAGCAATCCATACCATCGGTGTGCTGAGTATTGCTCtccaagaaaatcttag
- the LOC135626862 gene encoding F-box/kelch-repeat protein SKIP25-like: protein MSECMIAFDIAWRTITLWQPADSSHYIACLHNGDRVRGARRSPAPPPLPFPISTANTFFSFMTDDVATKRPRLCLSSISAGRRQGEGEETEEEEDSQPLLPGLPDHLAQHCLAHLPAPLLFSVCRSWRRLLYSPSFPPFLSIFALLSPSDDAGGDPVSFHSFDPIAARWAPLPAPPPHPPLRLLLLQHPSFISRSLSVQSVAVAGHLVVLAATTHRLVPALPRPLVFHPASRRWRLGPPLHAPRRWCAAGAADGAVYLVSGVGTDYNTDVARSAERWDPAAGAIAGWERVAQLPDGRFSREAVEAVASRGKLCMVNVRGRAAKQGTVYDIRADRWEEMPPGMLAGWTGPAASAADDDDEGGGCIYVVDERSGALKAYDWYADSWTTVAESELLKGAAQMAVGGGRACVVCGDGRAMVVVDVAMSPARIWVVEPPEGKRALAVHVLPRLSSSGSS from the coding sequence ATGAGTGAATGCATGATAGCCTTTGACATAGCATGGAGGACCATCACCTTGTGGCAGCCAGCAGACAGCAGCCATTATATCGCATGCCTGCATAACGGTGACAGAGTCAGAGGGGCGCGACGCAGCCCCGCACCCCCACCTCTTCCTTTCCCCATATCCACTGCAAACACCTTCTTCTCCTTTATGACCGACGACGTAGCCACCAAGCGTCCGAGGCTTTGCCTCTCTTCCATTTCGGCTGGGCGACGGCAGGGGGAAGGAGAAgagacagaggaggaggaggattcgcAGCCGCTGTTGCCGGGACTGCCTGACCACCTCGCTCAGCACTGCCTCGCCCATCTCCCTGCTCCGCTCCTCTTCTCCGTCTGCCGCTCCTGGCGCCGCCTGCTATACTCCCCTTCCTTCCCTCCCTTCCTCTCCATCTTCGCCCTCCTGTCTCCCTCCGATGACGCCGGCGGCGACCCGGTCTCGTTCCACAGCTTCGATCCCATCGCCGCGCGATGGGCACCGCTTCCTGCGCCGCCGCCGCACCCGCCGCTGCGCCTGCTCCTCCTCCAGCACCCTTCCTTCATTTCCCGCAGCCTCTCGGTCCAGTCCGTGGCCGTCGCCGGCCACCTCGTCGTCCTCGCGGCCACGACCCACCGCCTCGTCCCCGCCCTCCCCCGGCCCCTCGTCTTCCACCCGGCCTCTCGCCGCTGGCGCCTCGGCCCGCCCCTCCACGCCCCACGCCGATGGTGCGCCGCCGGGGCCGCCGACGGGGCGGTGTACCTCGTCTCCGGAGTCGGCACGGACTACAACACCGACGTCGCCCGCTCCGCCGAACGGTGGGACCCGGCGGCCGGCGCGATCGCAGGGTGGGAGCGGGTGGCGCAGCTCCCGGACGGGCGGTTCAGCCGGGAGGCGGTGGAGGCGGTGGCGTCGCGGGGGAAGCTGTGCATGGTGAACGTGAGGGGGCGGGCGGCGAAGCAGGGGACGGTGTACGACATCCGGGCGGACCGGTGGGAGGAGATGCCCCCCGGGATGCTGGCCGGGTGGACCGGTCCCGCGGCCTCGGCAGCAGATGATGACGATGAGGGCGGCGGCTGCATCTACGTGGTGGACGAGCGGAGCGGCGCCCTCAAGGCCTACGACTGGTACGCCGACAGCTGGACGACGGTGGCGGAGTCGGAGCTGCTGAAGGGGGCGGCGCAGATGGCGGTGGGAGGTGGGCGGGCGTGCGTGGTGTGCGGCGATGGGCGCGCGATGGTGGTAGTCGACGTGGCCATGTCGCCGGCGCGGAtatgggtggtggaaccgccggagGGGAAGCGGGCGCTCGCGGTGCACGTGCTGCCCAGGCTAAGCTCGAGCGGGTCCTCCTGA
- the LOC135626370 gene encoding uncharacterized protein LOC135626370, translated as MASVGMGGFYRQKKRGGIAKPTLKRSSTGKSAAIALSFTDPDQSPVLGTLSSTPSFLYYALHSSPISSTYDPMVGAIAEHGKTASAAAFEEERLRQFDLDMRYGPCLGLSRMERWDRAAAMGLNPPGDVEAILLKSSDAAADCHWEGRI; from the coding sequence atggCGTCGGTCGGCATGGGGGGCTTCTATCgccagaagaagagaggaggaatcgCCAAGCCCACCCTCAAGCGGAGTAGCACCGGCAAGTCCGCCGCCATCGCCTTGTCCTTCACCGATCCGGACCAAAGCCCCGTCCTCGGTACCCTATCTTCCACCCCCAGTTTCTTATACTATGCTTTACATTCATCGCCGATCTCGTCCACTTACGACCCGATGGTAGGGGCTATTGCGGAGCACGGGAAGACAGCGTCGGCGGCGGCATTCGAGGAGGAGAGGCTGCGGCAGTTCGATCTGGACATGAGGTATGGTCCCTGCCTGGGACTCAGCCGGATGGAGCGGTGGGACCGGGCGGCCGCCATGGGGCTGAACCCGCCGGGTGATGTGGAAGCCATCCTTCTGAAGTCGTCCGACGCCGCTGCCGATTGCCACTGGGAGGGACGAATCTAA